One Micromonospora craniellae genomic region harbors:
- the murA gene encoding UDP-N-acetylglucosamine 1-carboxyvinyltransferase, giving the protein MTHSLRIPDLTIPNRPTAGTGWSSGVGPGDAGDAAVADVDVIRVRGGARLTGTVHVVGAKNSALKLMAAALLAPGRTVITNVPRITDIAIMGEVLRRLGCGVRFDADEPVDPMVAVGGVARSCSVTIDVPEQPGVEADYDLVRRLRASICVLGPLLARCGYVRVAHPGGDAIGSRGLDMHISGLTRMGADIAGEHGFVIASAPDGLRGAEITLDFPSVGATENLVMAAVLAEGTTVIENAAREPEIVDICTLLQRMGALIEGEGTSTISIVGVRRLQPVRHATVGDRIVAGTWAFGAAMTRGDVTVTGLDPAFLEVALDKVVAAGGLVETRPDAFRVRMDGRPRAVDVVTLPYPGFATDLLPMAIGLAALSDGASLITENIFDGRFMFANEMMRLGADIKTDGHHAVVRGRDRLSGAPVRATDIRAGAGLIIAGLCADGVTEVSHVHHVDRGYPDFVADLRALGIEVERASAPEEPELTF; this is encoded by the coding sequence ATGACGCACAGCCTACGGATACCGGACCTGACGATCCCGAACCGGCCGACGGCCGGTACGGGCTGGTCCAGCGGGGTCGGCCCGGGTGACGCGGGTGACGCCGCGGTCGCCGACGTCGACGTCATCCGGGTACGCGGCGGCGCCCGGCTCACCGGCACCGTGCACGTGGTCGGCGCGAAGAACTCCGCGTTGAAGCTGATGGCCGCCGCGTTGCTGGCACCGGGCCGGACGGTGATCACCAACGTTCCGCGGATCACCGACATCGCCATCATGGGCGAGGTGCTGCGCCGTCTCGGCTGCGGCGTCCGCTTCGACGCCGACGAGCCGGTGGACCCGATGGTCGCCGTCGGCGGGGTGGCCCGCTCCTGCTCGGTCACCATCGACGTGCCGGAACAGCCGGGTGTCGAGGCCGACTACGACCTGGTCCGCCGGCTGCGTGCCTCGATCTGCGTACTCGGCCCGCTGCTGGCCCGCTGCGGATACGTCCGGGTGGCCCACCCGGGCGGCGACGCGATCGGTTCCCGTGGCCTGGACATGCACATCTCCGGGCTGACCCGGATGGGCGCCGACATCGCCGGCGAACACGGCTTCGTGATCGCCTCCGCGCCGGACGGCCTGCGGGGCGCGGAGATCACGCTCGACTTCCCGAGCGTCGGCGCGACCGAGAACCTGGTCATGGCGGCGGTGCTGGCCGAGGGCACCACCGTGATCGAGAACGCGGCCCGCGAGCCGGAGATCGTGGACATCTGCACGCTGCTCCAGCGGATGGGCGCGCTGATCGAGGGGGAGGGGACCTCCACGATCAGCATCGTCGGCGTACGCCGGTTGCAGCCGGTCCGGCATGCCACGGTGGGCGACCGGATCGTTGCCGGAACCTGGGCCTTCGGCGCGGCGATGACCCGCGGCGACGTGACCGTGACCGGTCTCGACCCGGCCTTCCTGGAGGTCGCGCTGGACAAGGTGGTCGCGGCCGGCGGCCTGGTGGAGACGCGGCCCGACGCCTTCCGGGTACGCATGGACGGCCGTCCCCGGGCCGTGGACGTGGTGACGCTGCCCTACCCGGGGTTCGCCACCGACCTGTTGCCGATGGCGATCGGGCTCGCCGCGCTCAGCGACGGCGCCTCCCTGATCACCGAGAACATCTTCGACGGCCGGTTCATGTTCGCCAACGAGATGATGCGGCTGGGCGCGGACATCAAGACCGACGGGCATCACGCCGTGGTACGCGGACGCGACCGGCTCTCCGGCGCGCCGGTACGCGCCACCGACATCCGTGCCGGCGCCGGACTCATCATCGCCGGGCTCTGCGCCGACGGGGTGACCGAGGTGTCGCATGTGCACCACGTCGACCGGGGCTACCCCGATTTCGTGGCCGACCTGCGGGCGCTCGGCATCGAGGTGGAGCGGGCGAGCGCGCCGGAGGAACCCGAACTGACCTTCTGA
- a CDS encoding 3-hydroxyacyl-CoA dehydrogenase family protein — MAGRLAVVGAGLMGSGIAQVAAQAGWQVVLRDLDDAATRRGLDGIRTSLGKFAEKGKVSTADAEAALGRITATTDLEATADADIVVEAVFERLEVKHEVFRALDKICKADAVLATNTSAIPVTQIAAVTERPEAVVGTHFFSPVPMMKLCELIRGYKTSDATLDTAKSFAEEIGKTVVVVNRDIAGFVTTRLITALAMEAVRLVETGVISAEDLDTACKLGFGHAMGPLATVDLTGVDVLLNATRNIYTDTGDEKFFPPELLQRMATAGDLGRKTGQGFYSY; from the coding sequence ATGGCGGGTCGACTCGCGGTCGTGGGCGCCGGGCTGATGGGCTCGGGTATCGCACAGGTGGCGGCACAGGCGGGCTGGCAGGTGGTGCTGCGGGACCTGGACGACGCGGCCACCCGGCGCGGTCTGGACGGCATCCGTACGTCGCTGGGGAAGTTCGCGGAGAAGGGCAAGGTCTCCACGGCCGACGCCGAGGCGGCGCTGGGGCGGATCACGGCCACCACCGACCTGGAGGCGACGGCCGACGCGGACATCGTGGTCGAGGCGGTCTTCGAGCGGCTGGAGGTCAAGCACGAGGTGTTCCGCGCGCTGGACAAGATCTGCAAGGCGGACGCGGTGCTGGCCACCAACACCTCGGCCATCCCGGTCACCCAGATCGCGGCGGTCACCGAACGTCCCGAGGCGGTCGTCGGCACCCACTTCTTCTCGCCGGTGCCGATGATGAAGCTCTGCGAGCTGATCCGGGGCTACAAGACCAGCGACGCCACGCTCGACACGGCGAAGTCGTTCGCCGAGGAGATCGGCAAGACCGTGGTGGTGGTCAACCGGGACATCGCCGGATTCGTCACCACCCGGCTGATCACCGCCCTGGCGATGGAGGCGGTCCGGCTGGTCGAGACGGGCGTGATCTCCGCCGAGGACCTGGACACCGCCTGCAAGCTCGGCTTCGGGCACGCCATGGGCCCGCTCGCCACCGTCGACCTGACCGGCGTCGACGTGCTGCTCAACGCCACCCGCAACATCTACACCGACACGGGCGACGAGAAGTTCTTCCCGCCGGAGCTGCTCCAGCGCATGGCCACCGCCGGCGACCTGGGCCGCAAGACCGGCCAGGGCTTCTACTCGTACTGA
- a CDS encoding ABC transporter permease — protein MTTTTRPDAPVAAPAARRVGGAALALRQGRLEIRQFLRSRESVVFTLGFPVIMVLIFASIFDDDLGEGVSYTQYFITGMIATGLMTVSFQNLGIWIPIERDRGVLKRYRGTPMPKWVWFAGKVIMVLVTGVVMTALLLTVSVLLFDLNLPTTATAWFTFGWVSALGITACTLCGIAISSLARTARSGSAVVTPVALVLQFISGVFFVFTNLPSWMQQVAAVFPLKWMCQGLRAVFLPESFGANEPGGSFELARVALVLGAWCVVGLVLCLTTFRWTTRRDG, from the coding sequence ATGACGACCACGACCAGACCGGACGCTCCGGTCGCCGCCCCCGCCGCCCGCCGCGTCGGAGGCGCCGCTCTCGCCCTGCGCCAGGGTCGCCTGGAGATCCGGCAGTTCCTGCGCAGCCGGGAATCCGTCGTCTTCACGCTGGGCTTCCCGGTCATCATGGTGCTGATCTTCGCGTCGATCTTCGACGACGACCTCGGCGAGGGCGTCAGCTACACGCAGTACTTCATCACCGGCATGATCGCCACCGGCCTGATGACGGTCAGCTTCCAGAACCTCGGCATCTGGATCCCGATCGAGCGGGACCGGGGCGTGCTCAAGCGCTACCGGGGCACGCCGATGCCGAAGTGGGTCTGGTTCGCCGGCAAGGTGATCATGGTGCTGGTGACCGGCGTGGTGATGACCGCCCTGCTGCTCACGGTCTCGGTGCTGCTGTTCGACCTGAACCTGCCGACGACTGCTACGGCCTGGTTCACCTTCGGATGGGTCAGCGCGCTGGGCATCACCGCCTGCACCCTCTGCGGCATCGCCATCTCGTCTCTGGCCCGTACGGCGCGCAGCGGCTCGGCAGTGGTCACCCCGGTCGCCCTGGTGCTCCAGTTCATCTCCGGGGTGTTCTTCGTCTTCACCAACCTGCCGAGCTGGATGCAGCAGGTGGCGGCCGTCTTTCCGCTCAAGTGGATGTGCCAGGGGCTGCGGGCGGTCTTCCTGCCGGAGAGCTTTGGCGCCAACGAGCCCGGCGGCTCGTTCGAGCTGGCCCGGGTCGCCCTGGTGCTCGGCGCCTGGTGCGTGGTCGGCCTGGTGCTCTGCCTGACCACGTTCCGCTGGACCACCCGCCGCGACGGCTGA
- a CDS encoding ABC transporter ATP-binding protein, with protein sequence MSDDVAIRVRGLRKAYGDNVAVADLDLDVHRGEVFALLGPNGAGKTTTVEILEGYRQRDAGEVRVLGTDPSPGSRSGGSRAPGHSVRDWRGRVGIVLQGTGEFDELTVAEVVHHFAGFYPHGDDPDKVIDRVGLTAKAGARTHTLSGGQKRRLDVALGIIGRPELLFLDEPTTGFDPEARREFWELIRDLSAAGTTIVLTTHYLDEAETLADRVGVIAGGRLVEVAVPAELGNRREALATVSWRTPEGAAESAQSATPTALVTELAARFGGEAPGLTVTRPTLEDIYLRMIGHR encoded by the coding sequence ATGAGTGACGACGTCGCGATCCGCGTCCGGGGCCTGCGCAAGGCGTACGGCGACAACGTCGCCGTGGCCGATCTGGACCTCGACGTCCACCGGGGCGAGGTGTTCGCCCTGCTCGGCCCGAACGGCGCGGGCAAGACCACCACGGTGGAGATCCTGGAGGGCTACCGGCAACGCGACGCCGGTGAGGTACGCGTGCTGGGCACCGACCCCTCGCCCGGGTCCCGGTCGGGCGGCTCACGCGCACCGGGCCACTCCGTGCGCGACTGGCGCGGCCGGGTCGGCATCGTCCTGCAGGGCACCGGCGAGTTCGACGAGCTGACCGTCGCCGAGGTGGTGCACCACTTCGCCGGCTTCTATCCCCACGGCGACGACCCGGACAAGGTGATCGACCGGGTCGGACTCACCGCCAAGGCCGGTGCCCGTACGCACACCCTCTCCGGCGGGCAGAAGCGCCGCCTGGACGTGGCGCTGGGCATCATCGGTCGCCCCGAACTGCTCTTCCTCGACGAGCCGACCACGGGTTTCGACCCGGAGGCCCGCCGCGAGTTCTGGGAGCTGATCCGGGACCTCTCCGCAGCCGGCACCACCATCGTGCTCACCACGCACTACCTGGACGAGGCCGAGACGCTCGCCGACCGGGTGGGCGTCATCGCCGGTGGCCGGCTGGTCGAGGTCGCCGTACCCGCCGAGCTGGGCAACCGGCGGGAGGCGCTGGCCACGGTCTCCTGGCGTACGCCGGAGGGGGCGGCGGAGAGCGCGCAGAGCGCGACGCCGACGGCGCTGGTGACGGAGCTGGCCGCGCGTTTCGGTGGCGAGGCGCCCGGCCTGACCGTCACCCGGCCCACGTTGGAGGACATCTACCTGCGGATGATCGGACACCGATGA
- a CDS encoding Rv0361 family membrane protein yields MTYHPPPVPPRDNRRSLRIVLIVVGVVVAVCCLGGAAGGFFLFRTVQDAVGPARSATSEYLNAVRDGDHQRAYDLLCQRQRDQVTPDDFARQRQAQPRLVDYDITGMRVSTDNGRTTGVASVRLETASGETAESISLLRENDEWRVCP; encoded by the coding sequence ATGACGTACCACCCGCCTCCGGTCCCGCCCCGTGACAACCGCCGCTCCCTGCGGATCGTGCTCATCGTGGTGGGCGTGGTCGTCGCGGTCTGCTGCCTGGGCGGTGCGGCCGGTGGGTTCTTCCTCTTCCGGACCGTGCAGGACGCGGTCGGCCCGGCCCGTAGCGCCACCAGCGAATACCTTAACGCCGTCCGGGACGGCGACCACCAGCGCGCCTACGACCTTCTCTGCCAGCGGCAGCGTGACCAGGTGACCCCGGACGATTTCGCCCGGCAGCGCCAGGCGCAGCCGCGACTGGTGGACTACGACATCACCGGGATGCGGGTCTCCACCGACAACGGCCGGACCACCGGCGTCGCGTCGGTACGCCTGGAGACTGCCAGCGGCGAGACGGCCGAGTCGATCAGCCTGCTGCGCGAGAACGACGAGTGGCGCGTCTGCCCCTGA
- a CDS encoding DUF4126 domain-containing protein — protein sequence MLEVLTGTGLAASAGLNAYIPLLLMGALARFTSVIDLPGGWQWLGNDWVLGILAVLLVVEVVADKVPVVDHVNDLVQTVVRPTAGGLAFGAGSASETVTVSDPDSFFADGGQWLPVVVGVLIALGVHLLKSAARPVINATTAGVGAPVASTVEDATSVVMSLVAIVLPVLVLVFLVAFACYLPWFLRRRADRRRERQAAREAGFRV from the coding sequence GTGCTCGAAGTATTGACCGGTACCGGCCTCGCCGCCTCGGCGGGGCTGAACGCCTACATCCCGCTGCTGCTGATGGGAGCGTTGGCCCGCTTCACCAGCGTCATCGACCTGCCCGGCGGCTGGCAGTGGCTCGGTAACGACTGGGTGCTGGGCATCCTCGCGGTGCTGCTCGTCGTCGAGGTCGTCGCGGACAAGGTGCCGGTGGTGGACCACGTCAACGACCTGGTGCAGACCGTCGTCCGCCCGACCGCCGGTGGGCTGGCCTTCGGCGCCGGCTCCGCCTCGGAGACCGTGACGGTCAGCGACCCGGACAGTTTCTTCGCCGACGGCGGCCAGTGGCTGCCGGTCGTCGTCGGGGTGCTCATCGCGCTCGGCGTACACCTGCTAAAGTCCGCCGCGCGCCCGGTCATCAACGCGACCACGGCCGGTGTCGGCGCCCCGGTGGCGAGCACCGTCGAGGACGCGACCAGCGTGGTGATGTCGCTGGTGGCGATCGTGCTGCCGGTGCTGGTGCTGGTGTTCCTGGTCGCGTTCGCGTGCTACCTGCCGTGGTTCCTGCGCCGACGCGCGGACCGACGCCGGGAGCGCCAGGCCGCCCGGGAGGCCGGCTTCCGGGTCTGA
- the nucS gene encoding endonuclease NucS gives MRLVIAKCSVDYVGRLSAHLPPATRLLMVKADGSVSIHADDRAYKPLNWMSPPCRLEEAPGVWRVVNKAGEELRITLEEIFQDTSYDLGVDPGLRKDGVEAHLQELLAANPATLGEGYTLVRREYMTAIGPVDLLCRDADQGAVAVEVKRRGEIDGVEQLTRYLELLNRDPLLAPVAGVFAAQEIKPQARVLARDRGIRCVVVDYDRLRGIERDELTLF, from the coding sequence GTGCGGTTGGTGATTGCGAAATGCTCGGTGGACTATGTCGGACGGCTCTCGGCCCACCTGCCGCCGGCCACCCGGCTGCTGATGGTGAAGGCGGACGGATCGGTGTCGATCCACGCCGACGACCGGGCCTACAAGCCGTTGAACTGGATGAGCCCGCCCTGCCGGCTGGAGGAGGCGCCCGGGGTGTGGCGGGTGGTCAACAAGGCCGGTGAGGAACTGCGCATCACCCTGGAGGAGATCTTCCAGGACACCTCGTACGACCTGGGTGTCGACCCGGGACTACGCAAGGACGGGGTGGAGGCGCACCTGCAGGAGTTGCTGGCCGCCAACCCGGCGACCCTGGGCGAGGGCTACACGCTGGTCCGCCGCGAGTACATGACCGCCATCGGGCCGGTCGACCTGCTCTGCCGGGACGCCGACCAGGGCGCGGTCGCGGTCGAGGTGAAGCGTCGGGGCGAGATCGACGGCGTCGAGCAGCTCACCCGTTACCTCGAACTGCTCAACCGCGATCCGCTGCTCGCACCGGTGGCCGGCGTCTTCGCCGCGCAGGAGATCAAGCCGCAGGCCCGGGTGCTCGCCAGGGACCGCGGCATCCGCTGCGTGGTGGTCGACTACGACCGGCTGCGCGGCATCGAACGCGACGAGTTGACCCTCTTCTGA
- a CDS encoding methyltransferase domain-containing protein, with amino-acid sequence MRPHRLRFHLVDKDGSWSARQRQRRAEWLIRTFPRLSEMHVIDLGGRLGTWTRATVRPARVHVVNLERPTAEVPDWAEVDQADACDLPARIAKRRYDLVFSNSVLEHVGGHERRLRFAEAVHTLGERHWVQTPYRYFPIEPHWIAPGMQFLPVRLRTAVARRWPLGHKATRTHDAAIHQVLWTELLDRSQMRHYFPQSRILVERVGGLPKSLIAVRTTIPRQRA; translated from the coding sequence ATGCGCCCCCATCGATTGCGATTCCATCTCGTCGACAAGGACGGCTCATGGAGCGCGCGGCAACGCCAGCGCCGCGCCGAATGGCTGATCCGGACATTTCCGCGCCTGTCCGAGATGCACGTGATCGACCTCGGTGGACGCCTCGGCACCTGGACCCGCGCGACCGTCCGGCCCGCCCGCGTACACGTGGTCAATCTGGAACGACCCACCGCCGAGGTGCCCGACTGGGCCGAGGTCGACCAGGCCGATGCCTGCGACCTGCCGGCCCGCATCGCCAAGCGCCGCTACGACCTGGTGTTCTCCAACTCAGTGCTGGAACACGTGGGTGGACACGAGCGCCGGCTGCGGTTCGCCGAGGCGGTGCACACCCTGGGCGAGCGGCACTGGGTGCAGACGCCGTACCGCTACTTCCCGATCGAGCCGCACTGGATCGCCCCGGGCATGCAGTTCCTGCCGGTCCGCCTGCGCACCGCGGTCGCCCGACGCTGGCCACTCGGGCACAAGGCCACCCGCACCCACGACGCGGCCATCCATCAGGTGCTCTGGACCGAACTGTTGGACCGGTCCCAGATGCGGCACTACTTCCCGCAGTCCCGCATCCTGGTGGAGCGGGTCGGTGGCCTGCCGAAGTCGCTGATCGCGGTCCGCACCACGATCCCTCGCCAACGTGCCTGA
- a CDS encoding aldehyde dehydrogenase family protein produces the protein MTAVHHPGTPVIEGDHLISTSPATDDEAGRVPVATGVDIERAVAHARAAGLWWAGLGFDGRRERLLRWRRLLAQRMETLAELVHAEGGKPVADALVEVVSAVEHVDWAANNARRVLGARRVRSRLILAEFSAHLEYQPYGVVGVIGPWNYPVFTPVGSAAYALAAGNAVVLKPSEYTPVAGQWLVDSFAEVVPEQPVFTTVHGLGDVGAALCRSGVDKVAFTGSTATAKKVMAACAESLTPVLLEAGGKDAMIVDVDADLDAAAEAAVWGAMTNAGQTCIGIERVYAVEPVFDAFLDKVVARAGRLSVGPDGADVGPITMPSQLDVIRRHIDDALSRGGRAALGGRDAVRPPYAHPTVLVNVPEDSVAVREETFGPTLTVNRVRDADEALARANALPYGLGGSVFGRRRAVAIARRLRSGMASINSALTFAGMSTLPFGGVGESGFGRIHGEDGLREFGRAKAVTRRRGRTLLPSTTFDRTPADVARLVKAVKMLYGR, from the coding sequence ATGACGGCTGTGCATCACCCCGGCACCCCCGTGATCGAGGGCGACCACCTGATCTCGACCAGCCCGGCGACGGACGACGAGGCGGGCCGCGTACCGGTCGCCACCGGAGTGGACATCGAGCGCGCCGTCGCCCACGCCCGCGCCGCCGGCCTGTGGTGGGCCGGGCTCGGCTTCGACGGGCGGCGTGAGCGGCTGCTGCGCTGGCGACGGCTGCTCGCGCAGCGGATGGAGACGCTGGCGGAACTGGTCCACGCCGAGGGCGGCAAGCCGGTCGCCGACGCGCTGGTCGAGGTCGTGTCCGCCGTCGAGCACGTCGACTGGGCCGCGAACAACGCCCGCCGGGTGCTCGGCGCCCGCCGGGTCCGTTCCCGGCTCATCCTGGCCGAGTTCTCGGCCCATCTGGAATACCAGCCGTACGGGGTGGTCGGGGTGATCGGCCCCTGGAACTATCCCGTCTTCACCCCGGTCGGCTCCGCCGCGTACGCGCTGGCCGCCGGCAACGCGGTGGTCCTCAAGCCGAGCGAGTACACCCCGGTGGCCGGCCAGTGGCTGGTCGACTCGTTCGCCGAGGTGGTGCCCGAGCAGCCGGTCTTCACCACGGTGCACGGGCTCGGCGACGTGGGTGCGGCACTGTGCCGCTCCGGGGTGGACAAAGTCGCCTTCACCGGCTCCACGGCGACCGCCAAGAAGGTGATGGCGGCCTGCGCCGAGTCGTTGACCCCGGTGCTGCTGGAGGCCGGCGGCAAGGACGCGATGATCGTCGACGTGGACGCCGACCTGGACGCCGCCGCCGAGGCCGCCGTCTGGGGTGCGATGACCAACGCCGGGCAGACCTGCATCGGCATCGAACGGGTCTACGCGGTGGAGCCGGTCTTCGACGCCTTCCTCGACAAGGTGGTCGCACGCGCGGGCCGACTCAGCGTGGGCCCGGACGGCGCCGACGTCGGCCCGATCACCATGCCCAGCCAGCTCGACGTCATCCGCCGGCACATCGACGACGCGCTGTCCCGGGGCGGACGGGCCGCCCTCGGCGGACGGGACGCGGTACGACCGCCGTACGCGCACCCGACGGTGCTGGTGAACGTGCCGGAGGACTCCGTCGCCGTCCGCGAGGAGACCTTCGGCCCGACGCTGACCGTCAACCGGGTACGGGACGCGGACGAGGCACTCGCCCGGGCCAACGCCCTGCCGTACGGGCTGGGCGGTTCGGTCTTCGGACGGCGTCGGGCGGTGGCCATCGCCCGACGGCTGCGCTCCGGCATGGCGTCGATCAACTCGGCGCTCACCTTCGCCGGGATGTCCACCCTGCCGTTCGGCGGGGTCGGCGAGTCGGGGTTCGGCCGTATCCACGGCGAGGACGGGTTGCGCGAGTTCGGCCGGGCCAAGGCGGTGACCCGTCGCCGGGGCCGGACGCTGCTGCCCTCGACCACGTTCGACCGCACCCCCGCTGACGTGGCCCGTCTCGTCAAAGCGGTCAAGATGCTCTACGGCAGGTGA
- a CDS encoding FHA domain-containing protein: MKEHPQLMPLLTVAAGPMRGLGFRLRRQPQVIGRDPAVDIVVHDPHLSRRHAEIWLAGEGVSLVDLGSTNGTWVNERRITGLTRLSDGDVIRIGRTDLRFFDPGVARTDPVGFSFGVPRQERRPTLPLPVAPSRPAITGGS; encoded by the coding sequence ATGAAGGAACATCCGCAACTGATGCCGCTGCTGACGGTGGCCGCCGGACCCATGCGTGGGCTCGGGTTCCGGCTGCGTCGCCAGCCGCAGGTGATAGGCCGCGACCCGGCGGTCGACATCGTCGTACACGACCCGCACCTGAGCCGCCGGCACGCCGAGATCTGGCTGGCCGGCGAGGGAGTGTCCCTGGTGGACCTCGGTTCGACCAACGGCACCTGGGTGAACGAACGCCGGATCACCGGACTTACCCGGCTCAGTGACGGCGACGTGATCCGGATCGGTCGCACCGACCTGCGGTTCTTCGACCCCGGTGTGGCCCGCACCGATCCGGTGGGATTCAGTTTCGGGGTGCCGCGCCAGGAACGGCGGCCGACCCTTCCGCTGCCGGTCGCCCCGTCCAGGCCCGCCATCACCGGCGGTTCCTGA
- a CDS encoding 3-hydroxyacyl-CoA dehydrogenase family protein translates to MAREFTSVGVVGLGTMGAGIVEVFARSGVDVVAVEITDTALERGRATLSGSTDRAVAKGRLAAADRDALLGRVTFAVGLDALHAVDLVIEAVPERLDLKRRLFADLDRICKPEAVLATNTSSLSVTEIAVATGRPDQVIGIHFFNPAPVMKLVEVVRTVVTADDVVADVEALCARLGKVGVTIGDRAGFVANALLFGYLNHAVAMVEARYATREDIDVAMKLGCGLPMGPLALMDLIGLDTSYEVLDTMYRRGGRDRRHAPAPLLRQMVTAGLLGRKSGRGFYTYERPGSSKVVPDAQTPAPAPETPTDPVRAVGVAGAGASAHRLVAVFAAAGYQVAAVGPEFEDPATAGAAVRTALAENVGQDRLGEADRDAALARITWSTASAALADADLLVEAVADDLDVKKALLTELDAVCKPGAVLATTTSALPVIELAMATGRPADVVGLHFVHPGAAAPLVEIVRTIRTSDQAVDTARAVCATLGRTGVVCDDRAGFLVNALLFPYLNDAVRMLEAGYAGTDDVDHAMTLGCGYPTGPFALLDAVGLDVALAIQRRLYRELRDPGFAPAPLLEQLVTAGHLGHRTGRGFRDLPG, encoded by the coding sequence GTGGCGCGCGAGTTCACCAGCGTGGGTGTGGTGGGTCTGGGCACCATGGGTGCCGGCATCGTCGAGGTCTTCGCCCGCAGCGGCGTCGACGTGGTCGCCGTCGAGATCACCGACACCGCTCTGGAGCGTGGCCGGGCCACCCTGAGCGGCTCGACCGACCGGGCCGTGGCCAAGGGCCGGCTCGCCGCCGCCGACCGGGACGCCCTGCTCGGCCGGGTCACCTTCGCCGTCGGGCTGGACGCGTTGCACGCGGTCGACCTGGTGATCGAGGCGGTGCCCGAGCGCCTCGACCTGAAGCGCCGGCTCTTCGCCGACCTAGACCGGATCTGCAAGCCCGAGGCCGTCCTCGCCACCAACACCTCCTCGTTGAGCGTCACCGAGATCGCGGTCGCCACCGGTCGACCCGACCAGGTGATCGGCATCCACTTCTTCAACCCGGCGCCGGTGATGAAGCTGGTCGAGGTCGTGCGGACGGTGGTCACCGCCGACGACGTGGTGGCCGACGTGGAGGCGCTCTGCGCGCGGCTCGGCAAGGTCGGCGTCACCATCGGCGACCGCGCCGGGTTCGTCGCCAACGCGCTGCTGTTCGGCTACCTCAACCACGCCGTCGCGATGGTCGAGGCACGGTACGCGACCCGCGAGGACATCGACGTCGCGATGAAGCTCGGCTGCGGACTGCCGATGGGCCCGCTGGCCCTGATGGACCTGATCGGGCTGGACACGTCGTACGAGGTCCTGGACACCATGTACCGCCGTGGTGGCCGGGACCGCCGCCACGCCCCGGCGCCGCTGCTGCGGCAGATGGTGACCGCCGGTCTGCTCGGGCGGAAATCGGGCCGGGGCTTCTACACGTACGAGCGGCCCGGTTCATCGAAGGTCGTACCCGACGCGCAGACGCCGGCACCGGCGCCGGAGACGCCCACCGACCCGGTGCGCGCCGTCGGCGTGGCCGGAGCGGGCGCGTCAGCGCACCGGCTTGTCGCGGTCTTCGCCGCCGCCGGATACCAGGTCGCCGCGGTCGGCCCCGAATTCGAGGATCCCGCGACGGCTGGCGCGGCGGTACGGACCGCGCTGGCTGAGAACGTGGGCCAGGACCGGCTCGGCGAGGCCGACCGCGACGCCGCCCTCGCCCGGATCACCTGGTCGACGGCGTCGGCCGCACTGGCCGACGCCGACCTGCTGGTCGAGGCGGTGGCCGACGATCTCGACGTCAAGAAGGCGCTCCTCACCGAGTTGGACGCAGTCTGCAAGCCGGGCGCGGTGCTGGCGACCACCACCTCCGCGCTGCCGGTGATCGAGCTGGCGATGGCCACCGGACGCCCGGCCGACGTGGTGGGCCTGCACTTCGTCCACCCCGGCGCGGCGGCGCCGCTGGTCGAGATCGTGCGGACCATCCGGACCTCGGACCAGGCCGTGGACACCGCGCGGGCGGTCTGCGCCACGCTGGGCCGGACCGGGGTGGTCTGCGACGACCGGGCCGGTTTCCTGGTCAACGCGCTGCTGTTCCCGTACCTCAACGACGCGGTCCGGATGCTGGAGGCCGGTTACGCCGGCACCGACGACGTGGACCACGCGATGACGCTCGGCTGCGGCTACCCGACCGGCCCGTTCGCACTGCTCGACGCGGTCGGACTGGACGTGGCGTTGGCCATCCAGCGACGGCTCTACCGGGAACTGCGCGACCCCGGCTTCGCCCCCGCCCCACTGCTGGAACAACTCGTCACGGCCGGTCACCTTGGCCACCGCACCGGACGCGGCTTCCGCGACCTCCCCGGATGA